The following DNA comes from bacterium.
TTCCTGGCCGGGGTATTCGCGCGTCCCTTCGACGCCGTCATGCATTTCGCCGCCTTCAGCCTGATCGGCGAATCCGTCGCCGAGCCTCTGCTGTACTATCGCAACAACGTCGCCGGCAGCGCCAAGCTCCTCTCCGCCGTCACCGTCGCGCGCGTCCCCCGCTTCATCTTCTCCTCGTCGGCCGCGGTCTACGGCAAGCCGGACCTGGCGTTGATCCCGGAAGACGCCCCCACCGTGCCGGTCAACCCCTACGGCCGGACGAAACTGGCCATGGAGTGGATGCTGGACGACGCCGCCGCCGCGTCGGGTCTCTCCGCGGTGGCGCTCCGCTACTTCAACGCCTGCGGCGCCACGTCCGAGCTGGGAGAGGACCACACGCCCGAGACCCATCTGATTCCCAGGCTCCTGCGGTCCCTACAGGATCCCACGCTCGGGTTCGCGATCTACGGCGACGACTACCCGACGCCCGACGGCACCTGTATCCGCGATTACATCCACGTGGCGGACCTGGCCGACGCCCATGTCCTGGCTCTCGAATGGGTGGACCGCCCGGGCCTGACGGTGATGAACCTGGGCACCGAAACCGGCCACTCCGTGCGTGAAGTGGTGACGGCTGTCTCACGCGTCACCGGACGGGCCATCACGCCGGCCGTGGCGCAGAAGCGTGCCGGCGATCCGCCGCGACTGGTGGCCGCGTCGCAGCGGGCCCGGCGGCTGCTGGACTGGCGCCCGACCCGCAGCGATCTGCAAACGGTCATCAGGGACGCCTGGCGCTGGCACGGCGCCCATTCCGGCGGCTACGCGCCCGGCGGGCAGGCGTGATCGCCGACGGCGCCGGGGGTAGCCAGATGACATGCGCCGGAGTATACTGGCGCAGTGACAAGCTTGACATGAAGGGTGCGGGAGTGCTTTATTCCCGGACCGCCGTAAAAGGGCGGTCCGCAATGGTATGCCTGGGTAGCTCAGTTGGTAGAGCACTGCACTGAAAATGCAGGTGTCGGTGGTTCAAATCCGCCCCCAGGCACCACCCCTGCACGGATCGAGCCGATGTAGCTCAGCTGGTAGAGCAGCTCACTCGTAATGAGCAGGTCTGGGGTTCGAGTCCCCACATCGGCTCCATCGCCTTCCCGCCCGTATACGGAACTTTCGGCTCTCTGAAAGGAGCCTCCGGTGGTCCTGCGCATAAGTGTTTCCGGCATACGCGGCGTGATCGGCGACGGCCTGGACGCGGTGGTCGCCGCGCGCTGGGCGGCGGCCCTCGGCGCCTGGTTGCCGCCCGGTCCGGTCGTGGTGGGGCGCGATACGCGTCCCTCCGGCCCCATGCTGCTCCGCGCCGTCGAGTCAGCCCTGGTTTCCACCGGCCACGACGTCGTGGACATCGGCGTGGCCAGCACGCCGACGACCGAGATGGCGGTCCAGGAATCCAACGCCGTCGGCGGCGTGATCATCACCGCCAGCCACAACCCCCAGCCCTGGAACGCGCTCAAGCTGCTCGACGGCGACGGTCTCTTCCTGACCGCCGCCGATAACGATGCCCTGCTGGAACATCTCGAGGCCCAGGACGGCCACGTGGCCTGGGACCGCCTCGGTCGGGTCTCGGGCCGCGAGGGGGCGGAGCGCCGGCACCTGGAGGCCATCCTGGCCCTGCCCTGGCTTGACCGGGACCGGATCGCGGCCCGCGGTTTCAAGGTGGCCGTGGATGCCGTGGAAGGCGCCGGCGGCCGCATCGTGCCCGCCCTGCTCGAGTCTCTCGGCGTGGCCTGCGTGCCACTGCATTGCGGTCTGTCGGGCATCTTCCCCCATCCGCCGGAACCGACCCCGGCGCACCTGGCCGAGCTGGGCGAGGCCGTGCTGTCGTCGGGCGCGGACCTCGGTTTCGCGGTGGATCCCGACGTGGACCGGCTCGTGATGGTCGACGGCACGGGCAAGCTGCTGAGCGAGGAGCTGACCCTCGCGGTGGCCGTGGATTTCCTGCTGGGCCGCGAACCGGGGCCGGTCGTGGTCAACCTGTCCACCACCGGCCTGATCGAGATCCTGGCCGAGAAGCACGGGCAGTCGGCGAGCCGCACCCCGGTGGGCGAGGCCAACGTCGTGGCCGAGATGCTCGCCAGCGGGGCGGTGATCGGCGGCGAGGGCAACGGCGGCGTGATCTATCCCGCCTTGCATCCCGGCCGCGACGCGCTGGTGGGCATCGCCATGGTTCTGCAGCACCTGGCCGACACCGGCCAGGGACTCGACGCCATCGTGGCCGGCTATCCGCCGGTGGCCATGATCAAGGACAAGTTCGATCAAGTCAGCCCCTTCGCGACCGATACGATAAAGGAACGATTGCAAACGCTCGGCGAAGGCGATATCGACGACAGCGACGGCGTGCGCTGGAGCGGTGCCTGCGGCTGGGTGCACATGCGCCCCTCCAACACCGAGCCCATAGTCCGGGTCATCGCCGAGGCGTCGACGGAGGAAGCCGCCCGCGACCTCGTCGCCAGGGCGCTGCCGCTCTGCAGGTGAAGCGAAGAACCGAAGGAAGTTCGACATGTGTGGAATAGTCGGCATCACGGGCAACAAGCAGGTGGCCCCCATTCTCGTCGAGGGTCTCAAGAGGCTGGAGTACCGGGGCTACGACAGCGCCGGCATCTCCGTCGCCAACGGCGGGATCAAGACGGTCAAGT
Coding sequences within:
- the galE gene encoding UDP-glucose 4-epimerase GalE → MRVLVTGGAGYIGSVTARALAVRGHEVEILDDFSTGHRAALLAGAALHEGSLLDGDFLAGVFARPFDAVMHFAAFSLIGESVAEPLLYYRNNVAGSAKLLSAVTVARVPRFIFSSSAAVYGKPDLALIPEDAPTVPVNPYGRTKLAMEWMLDDAAAASGLSAVALRYFNACGATSELGEDHTPETHLIPRLLRSLQDPTLGFAIYGDDYPTPDGTCIRDYIHVADLADAHVLALEWVDRPGLTVMNLGTETGHSVREVVTAVSRVTGRAITPAVAQKRAGDPPRLVAASQRARRLLDWRPTRSDLQTVIRDAWRWHGAHSGGYAPGGQA
- the glmM gene encoding phosphoglucosamine mutase, whose product is MVLRISVSGIRGVIGDGLDAVVAARWAAALGAWLPPGPVVVGRDTRPSGPMLLRAVESALVSTGHDVVDIGVASTPTTEMAVQESNAVGGVIITASHNPQPWNALKLLDGDGLFLTAADNDALLEHLEAQDGHVAWDRLGRVSGREGAERRHLEAILALPWLDRDRIAARGFKVAVDAVEGAGGRIVPALLESLGVACVPLHCGLSGIFPHPPEPTPAHLAELGEAVLSSGADLGFAVDPDVDRLVMVDGTGKLLSEELTLAVAVDFLLGREPGPVVVNLSTTGLIEILAEKHGQSASRTPVGEANVVAEMLASGAVIGGEGNGGVIYPALHPGRDALVGIAMVLQHLADTGQGLDAIVAGYPPVAMIKDKFDQVSPFATDTIKERLQTLGEGDIDDSDGVRWSGACGWVHMRPSNTEPIVRVIAEASTEEAARDLVARALPLCR